In a single window of the Pseudohongiella acticola genome:
- the ggt gene encoding gamma-glutamyltransferase — protein MLNRSYLTCLLALALVFSSLSQANTVAGTNGVVTSRSQIASDVGVEILQQGGNAVDAAVAVGFALAVTHPSAGNIGGGGFMVIKLEDGTVVTQDHREKAPGTAFPDMFLDTAGNVDRRKSLYSAQAAGVPGSVAGMLDALERYGSLSREAVMAPAIRLAEQGFPLTEDMASDFARVSDSMSAYPASTAIFTNNGQAWRAGELWVQSDLAESLKRISDQGRDGFYRGTTADLLVAEMQRLGGMISHDDLQSYNVEWRQPISGSYRGYDIWSMPPPSSGGALVVQMLNMLEPHDLGSLGWGTADTIHLMVEAQRRAYADRAEHMGDPDFYPVPLAMLTDKAYARERFSDMNPEQASRSEDVGAGNWPAESTETTHYSVMDKNGIAVSVTTTLNLGYGNRIVVPGAGFLLNNEMDDFSAKPGAPNAYGLLGDEANKIEPGKRMLSSMTPTIVTRDGETVLVTGSPGGSTIINTVFQVILNTLDHGMGIEEAVASPRIHHQWQPDIVRYEPNAFVDGAQEKLESMGHTELRPGGYGIGDANSILVRDGVMNAASDPRNDGGATAY, from the coding sequence ATGCTGAACCGCTCATATCTTACCTGCCTGCTCGCATTGGCACTGGTGTTTTCATCCTTATCCCAGGCAAACACAGTAGCAGGCACCAACGGTGTGGTCACGTCACGCTCACAGATTGCATCCGATGTCGGGGTGGAAATTCTTCAGCAAGGTGGCAACGCCGTTGATGCCGCCGTGGCGGTGGGGTTTGCACTGGCAGTGACCCACCCTTCTGCAGGCAATATTGGTGGTGGCGGTTTCATGGTCATCAAGCTTGAAGATGGCACCGTTGTTACCCAGGACCACCGGGAAAAAGCGCCAGGCACCGCGTTTCCGGACATGTTTCTGGATACCGCCGGCAATGTTGACCGTCGCAAGTCGCTGTACAGCGCCCAGGCTGCCGGCGTTCCTGGCAGTGTTGCCGGCATGCTCGATGCACTTGAACGCTACGGCTCGCTGAGTCGCGAAGCTGTCATGGCCCCCGCCATCCGATTGGCCGAACAGGGTTTCCCTCTGACCGAAGACATGGCCAGTGATTTTGCCCGCGTCTCTGACAGCATGAGCGCATACCCGGCATCCACAGCCATCTTCACCAACAATGGTCAGGCATGGCGAGCCGGCGAGCTGTGGGTACAGAGCGATCTGGCTGAATCTCTCAAACGCATTTCCGATCAGGGTCGTGACGGATTCTACCGAGGCACTACAGCAGATCTGCTGGTCGCCGAAATGCAGCGCCTGGGCGGCATGATTTCTCATGACGATCTGCAGTCCTATAACGTGGAATGGCGCCAACCCATCAGTGGCAGCTACCGCGGTTATGACATCTGGTCCATGCCCCCGCCCTCCTCTGGCGGTGCTCTGGTAGTGCAGATGCTCAATATGCTGGAACCTCATGATCTGGGCAGCCTTGGCTGGGGCACCGCCGACACTATTCACTTGATGGTGGAAGCACAACGCCGAGCCTATGCCGATCGCGCTGAACACATGGGTGATCCGGATTTTTATCCGGTGCCATTGGCAATGCTGACAGACAAAGCGTACGCACGTGAGCGTTTCAGCGACATGAATCCGGAACAGGCGTCGCGTAGCGAAGATGTTGGTGCCGGCAACTGGCCTGCAGAGAGCACCGAAACCACCCACTATTCCGTGATGGACAAAAACGGTATCGCCGTGTCTGTGACGACTACGCTGAACCTGGGTTACGGCAATCGCATTGTGGTGCCCGGTGCCGGCTTCCTGCTCAATAATGAAATGGACGATTTCTCCGCCAAACCCGGTGCACCCAATGCCTATGGTCTGCTGGGCGATGAGGCCAATAAAATTGAGCCGGGCAAACGCATGCTCAGCTCCATGACACCGACCATCGTTACTCGTGATGGGGAAACCGTGCTGGTTACCGGCTCACCGGGTGGCTCGACCATTATAAACACCGTATTTCAGGTCATTCTGAACACACTGGATCACGGCATGGGCATCGAGGAGGCCGTCGCCAGTCCTCGTATTCATCATCAGTGGCAGCCTGATATTGTGCGCTATGAACCCAACGCCTTTGTCGACGGTGCGCAGGAAAAACTGGAAAGCATGGGTCACACCGAATTGCGCCCCGGTGGTTACGGCATCGGCGACGCCAACTCGATACTGGTCAGAGACGGGGTCATGAACGCTGCGTCCGACCCCCGTAATGACGGGGGCGCAACCGCTTATTAA